From the genome of Phoenix dactylifera cultivar Barhee BC4 chromosome 17, palm_55x_up_171113_PBpolish2nd_filt_p, whole genome shotgun sequence:
ACATAGAACGTAGGTTGGATGATCATATTGACTTCATCCTGAACGTCAATCTTACTGAATTTGATAAGGATCCATGTACATTGAACCAGCTTGGATATGGAGCCATAGATCTCTTCCAATCATTCAGGGTATGAAGTAGTATCATAGGCAAAACATCGATCTTACTGTCATGTGTGAGAAGCATGCTATACCACTACAATATGTGCACATAGAGAGAGTTGAATAGCAACCCGACGATTATCAAGCAAAATCCAGCTATTCGAGCATTATGTTGTTCTGGATGGAAGCAATACACATTTCTGGATGAGACTGCATTAGCTTATGTTCAGAATGAGATCATAGAGGTCTAAGATGAATGTAACATAAGATTAGATGTATATTTTAAAGCAGATATTTTGCTTTAGTGCTTAGCTTCTATCCATCTATGTACTAATTAACCTGCTAAACTCAGCTATTTGAACCTTACATGCATGAAATTGATTTTCCGAGGGTTCTGGACAGCCCAAGACCACATGATTTATCAAAAAACTAAAGCTGGGGCAGTAGGGGCCTGCTAGATCCCATCTGACTCCCACCCAAAACAACAGAATCTGAAACTCTCCACTACATATGTAATAACTTCGACTTGTCCCTTATTTCTAGAGCATAGAATTATAATGTATTATGTTTGAGGTCTAAcatgaaaaatttaaaagaagacATATTGATGATCAAATTATACTGGATAATATCACCAGAGACAAATGCTTATATGAAGATATAGTTCAACGCACTTTTTCTAACTTTTATCACTTAAGACAGAACACTAAGAAAAGTTAAATGATTAGAATATGAGAactgataattttttttatataaataagaaTCAGAATGTGATAATGATTGATACAAGGACCTAACTTGAAGATCCATGAAATAGCAGACAAAGTACATAGGAATCAATGGGACATAGTACTTTATTTCAGATCTGCCTGAACATTAAATTGCCAGGCTGGAGTTAGACCATTAAAGCCATATATCACACTCGCTTGAAATGGTCATTATCATAATTACACAAAAGATCAAGAAACAAAGAACTGGGAAACTTAGGAAATTGTGAACTAGATCCAGCAAaccaatcaaaaaaaatattcagcCAACGGACAAATTGCAGGTGTCAAAAATATGATCTTAACAAGCACACCACAGAAAAATCACCAGCATTACTGCTCCACTAGCacttagaacaccaagtaaaaGCATAATATAATAAAACCTTTCATTTCCAAGGCTCATACAAGAAATAGCATCAGCATATACCAAAAGCTTAAAGCTCACAAGTCGTACCATTTTTGGGTTTTCATAGTGGACTCTCCCACAGACCGTGCAAACTGCTCTGATCTTTTCTTCCCCATCCGGTATAATTTGCTTAGTTGGGTTCCCACAAGCCTGACAGAAGCTAACTTTGGACTTATATACCTACAGTGATTGCATATATAAAGATCACAAATCTGGCCAAGAACCAAAATTCAGAAAACACAGATCACATCTTTTAAACTTCAGAATTGAGCAATGCACCATAAACAGACTTCTCCACAAAATTTGACTAAAACCAAATCcattttctccttcttccttcatAAATATCAAATTAACAATAAATCCAAAACTTAAGCAACGTTTCAACACAGGATTAACTACTATAACAACCACAAAACCAAGCAACAAATCAGCGGCGTTCAAAATACCACATACTCCGACAGATTAGCAGGTAGACTTTGCATGCGagcacaaaatcaattcatccaACTATTTTATCCACAGTTCTTCAGTAACCCTCTTCCCTTATTTCCATAGGAAAGCTCGacaatccaaaaatccaaaTTCTCAGTAAATAAGGCAAAATCCCACCAATCCCTCCTCCCTAAATCCCTCAAAGTTGAAACCGGACATCGATccataaaagaagaagaaacaataaAAAAGATCAAGGAACGGACACACTTCCACCCAATAGCACGAGGAAAGTCCACAGGACTCACCACGGGCGGCGCCACCGCCTGCCCGGAGGCCACATCGGCGGCGGAGCTTGTCTCCGAATCACGGGAAGACATCCGAAAGGCCCTGAAACAGGCACCGGATCGAGAGCGAGCGATCGGGAGAGTGGAGGAGAGTCCTCGGGGGTTGGAGAGGGCGGCGATCGTGGGGAGGGCGGCGAGGCTACGAGTCTTGCATTGGAGGAGGAACGGAGAGACGACCCCAAATCCGACAAGGAGGTGGAGGGATCTGAGCATGATTCGGGGGAGAAGAAGATTATAACTCGGAGGCTCGGTAGGAGTAGCTCGAGGAGGGAGCGATGCGGCGGTGGTTGAGGTCGCGCTTCGGACACATCGCCAACAGAATTGGTGGCTGGAAGGTGCCCCCGGTGGTCGAGACGCGCTGACGGACGGATCGGGAAACCCTGGCCGTCTGTTTGATGGATTCAATTCGGTGCGTCTCGCCGGATGGAACTTGGAAGGGAGAGATTGCGTGTAGTTCAATGGAACGGATAAGGGGTAAAGTAGGTTGAGTTCGTGTTTAAGCTATGATGTAAGAATTTCTCGATGGGTTAGTCAGCATGAGGTAAGCAAACCAGAGACGGCACTTAAATTACTAGCAGGAATTAAACAAGAATTCATTAATTCCTCTTAGTAATTTTAAGTTTCATCTCTTACTTGCTtaataacaaaaattacttaatatatactctttctttttttattgaacTAGATCGGTTGGAAGTCCAACTAAAATTTTTTGCCGGAAGCTCCATTGCAGAGTTCAGGCCTAACCATTAATGGAGAAGCTATGGGAACGATGAAACCTGTGACTGCATTGGATTCTATTGAATGTGAGGTAGAATATAAACAGGAGTTTCTTATGGacacctaatttttttttaccatATGAAATAATTGGGACCTCGAGACAAGTACACTATAAATGCTTTTGGAAGCCCATGCAAGCTCAGGAATAAACTCATGTTTAATAGTGGAAGTTGAGGGGGGAAAAATGAAGCAATTGAGAGAGCTCTCTCGAGAGCTAACTCATATTTGGGGGAAGTTGAGAGAACATGCATCaattgaaatagagaaaaattaCTCTATTGAGAAAGTTCCTCAGTTGTACAAATCCGAAACTAACCGATATTGCATTTCTTTGGAAGGGGATTTATGTTATCTTTCATTttgttaaaatttatattttcttctcAAAATCTCTAATTTTTAGTCGTGTGATTTATTCCACGAATAAGTTGCCCAAAAATCCAAATATGTCACTTAGATGCCAGAGTAAGCTACCCTTGAAATATTGATTTATGTTGGAGATCAGTGTATATAAAAGGGCGAGAATAAGTTGTTTcacttctcctctctcttttttcagcttcaaatacttctccaacataTTGCATTTCTTGGTGAAAGTTCTCATTGGACCAATaagaacttttatttttttctaaatagaacatatattatatatgtagCCCAACAAAATAATATGCTTACTTAAGCTCTATGGCAATAATCCTTTCCAAATAAATAACTCAATTTAAAACCCGAGAAACCCATCCACCATCAGCCTTATTGTTTTGATTGAGTTTACTAGTAGCTTGTGTCGTCCTAGTTGAGTGCCTTGCACCTTATTCTTCTAATATTCTCTAATCTTTGAGATCTCCAccacctctcctctctctttctagaTTTCTATTTTATACTTTGGATTGTTAGATCTAAATCTTTTAGTAATGTGCCATATAGATCTTGTATCCATGCTCGTATTATTCAATGATAATATAGATATCTTAAGGACAACTGTTGAGTCTAGACATATTTTAATAGAAAAAAGGCAATAGACCATGAATAGTGTAAATGAGAGCAAGTGGGTTGCTTCAAATCACGAGAACACATGATCAACCAAAagtttataattattatataatataacattgttatgtaatattttgaataaaaacaatatttacaattaaaaaaaattgataaaataATAGTTCAAAAAGTGGCTCTTATTTTTCTTGCAATTAACTGTTGTTTTGTGTTAGACTTGGGACTACAAATTAGCCATGTTGTCCATGAATACATAGCTCAAGAACGAGCCAACATAGGCTCTATAGAACTGAAACAAACTGATCTCcatataattaaaattttaCCACATAAATAAGCTGACTTGAAGCATGTCGGATTTGCaaaaacaataatttttttaatacatgGGGTGAGTCTGAGCAGCTTATTACCCTGCTTACTAGTGGCCTAAGtttaatgttcaataaaaatcGAAAAATAATCATCatcaaatattattatttttattgctaAAAATTTTCCATTTAAAGTAACAGTCGTTATTTCCAATTTAACGGTAAAATAACGGCAAAGGAGGATATCCGTTACCTGGCATAACGGCGCTGTTGGAAACTTTTTCCGCGGCCCTAGGCTAGACGGGCTTCCCCGTGCCCAAGAGTCGCGATACGCGAGAGAAGCAAAACCGGAGGTCATGTCCGGGATTTCGAccaccctccctcctctctttcgTTCTCTCGCTCCCAAAATCTCCACCTCGTTCCCTCCCCCACCTTCTCCTCCTATTCCATCTCTTCCTTTATCGCTACACAAAACCCACTCTCGTAGAATCGTGGCGATGGCCATGTCGGGGACTAGAATCCCGACCGCGTCGCTCGAATCCATGGTCGTGAAGCCGCCATCACACCCTACGTACGATCTCAAATCCGTCATCGCCCTCGCTCTCTCCGAAGACGCCGGTGATCGAGGTCTGGTGCCCTTTATCTTGTTATCTTTGCTCTTTTTTGATGGAGAGGTGATTCTGGAAGTAGATTTTAGCTGTGAAATTCTAGAGTAATTCCTGAGTTTTTGTTTGGATTAACTTAGGCCCATTCGCTATTTATCTGCGTGTAAGCTCTGGAGTTGTGGATCAATATGGTTCTAATTTTCATGGCTTGTGCTTTGGtcaattgaactcttctttTTGAGTTAAACTGTTCAAAGTTTGGATTTTTATGGATTAGATACTGGATAAGTACTACATTTTACGATATTTACCATTAACTTTAGATGGTGTAATGGTGCTCGGAAATTACATTGTTTCCCCCCCTCGATAGGCTATGCTCATTATCATATCTTGTGGCTTGGTAACAAAGTTTGGAAGAAAGTATATGTTTTTTTAATGTATAATTGAGCAATCGTGAAGCACCGGTTCTAAATTCATTCATCCTTTTAATGAGCGCCTTTCATAAACCGTTATATGCTGATATTGTCTGCATGCTGTGACAAAGTAGCTTTCATGCAATCATTTTCTTAAGGCCTTGTTTTACTCCAGTGGACAACTGGACAAGTATTATACATTTTGCTAGCATTCTTCAATCCCTCTCTCCTCATACTGTTGTCTAGGATATGTGATTCAAACTACAGATATGATTTCCCATATCCATTCTCCAGTGGTGGCCATCAGGTGCTTGACTGAATAACAACATCTTGGACCTCACTTTCCCCTTCAACACATGATATTGTTTAATTTCCTCCCAATATTTCATGGTTATCTATGATTGAATTATTCGTAATAACACTCAAAATGATTGTTCTGAAATAGTCAAAGCTCTATCTCGAAGTTCCTCATGGAAGTCTGCCCTACCCATGAAACTGTGAGAAAGCAGTATCTTCTTATGTTTAATACTTAGTTGCACTAAATGGAAGATGGAACAATGCAAACTCTTAGCTGCAAGAGCAGCGATCTGGCTGCTCTTAAAGAACAAAAGCAATAAGGAACTGCTGCAcaaagattattcaatttaaacTATCCTTGAAGCATCGGTATCTTTGAAGTGGGGGAAAAGATAAATTATTCTCTAGAATGGTAAGTCAAGCAAGCTTGGCTTGATTTATGGTAAATGATAGTAGTTTTTGTTATAAAATAAGTCAGCAGCTGAAGATTTCAGAGTAGACAGAACACTTGCGGCTTTGATCTCGCATGTTTCTCTGCAAGAAGAGGTCATTCAGATATAGTTTCTTCCAAAGACGCAGGGAATAGATGATCTGGATCCTGTATAAATAGGAGGCTTCTCCGTAAAATCTATTGTACATAGAATCTGCATAATAATACTGAACGCTAACACTTGTGTTCTTGTTACAAAACATCTTCAGTTGTTTTTTCTCAAATGTTTTGATGCTCCAGAAACCAGAAATATTTACACAATATTTTGCAGTGGAAGTCCTGCAGAACTTGTATGACGATTATCTagcttcttgttttctttgtatTGAGACAGGGGATGTAACTTGTTTAGCCACTGTTCCGGTGGACATGAAAGCAGAAGCCCACTTCATTGCAAAGGAGGATGGGGTCATTGCTGGAATTTCTCTTGCAGAGATGATTTTTAATGAGGTTGATCCATCATTAAAGGTATAACTCCTTGCCATAAATTCTCCAAGATTCAATATAATGCTCGCTAGTTTCATTCAGCAGAATTTTTCCGGATAATTTGATAGGTTGAATGGTCTCAGAAAGATGGAAACTATGTTCACAAAGGCATGCAGTTTGGCAAAGTATATGGTAAAAATTTAGATTATAACATGACTTGGTCTTTTGATTATACTCATGAGAATGcttgtttatttttcttttttatttgttatgTTAAGGATGTGCATGCAGCATTATTGTGGCAGAAAGGGTTGCCCTCAATTTTATGCAAAGAATGAGTGGAATAGCAACACTTACCAAGGTAGCTTTCCATGTATCAACTAATATTCCATGGTCTTTTTTCCAGCCTCAATCAGAATAGCTTTACATTTTGCATGGTTCTTCATGCACATATTCATTGTGTTGTGTTGGGTTTGCTAGGGTTGTAGTGGTAAGATAGCTGAAATTATACTGCCTTTTTTTGTAAAGTCCATCTTGAATTTGTAAAGAAAACATAAACATAAATTTCCAGACCAGGTTTCCATCAATTGAGGTCACGCCTTTCATATCTAATGTGTTCAGATTTATGGCATCATTCTCATTTTTATAATTGTTATGATGTATTTTCTGGATGCAAGGctaatgctgggaagattttgctgtttggtaattcTCACATGACTGCAATCGAgtgattaacattttatttcagGACTGTCTTCATGTATTCTTCTTGGGCACTTGTTCTTATTGGGCAAAAATTTCTGTCAACTAGTATTTTCATATGTTGCTTGCTGCTTGCATGTAGATTTTcaaaatacacacacacacacacataactCACCTTAGagcacgagagagagagagagagattgcccCTCATTCATATTCCTCAACACAagtgtgctttttttttttatttggagtTACTTTTATTACAATGGTATAAACAAATCATCTTTATCAGCTTGCTGCATTATCCTCTACTAATGcatatacaaaaaaaattcCTTAAATGTTTTCTTATTTGATTCTTTGTATCCTTTGTGGTTTACTATGCATGCACTGGAGTGCTACCACTACTCTCATGTTATGCACCTACAttctcttgattgcaaacattgATGATCCTTACAAAATCGCCATGTCGTTGTTATCTTATATTTCTGTCAGTTTCATTACCTTGTAGAGATCGCATGATTCCAAATTGAgttttcttcatctgtctctcCTTGATTCTGTTGGAAACATATATATCTATCTGCACATTGTCCTGTTACGTTAGTGTGAGATCATGCAAATACTCACTTTGTCAAACATCTCAGCCATTGTCTCAGACCTCTCTTTTGGCTTCCATCACTAGATTCACATTCCACATACTTGATTAAACTTTTAGACCATTATTATCCAAATATCCCTCCATAATCCCAATTTAGAAACAATCTTATTCTTGTCTAGTTAATTATGATTGCAGCATGCATAATGTGCGTCTATCCAGTAAATCATGAACAATTTCATGTCCAGAAATAGATTGGCTATATATTTTAAAGAATTATTCCTTTGCTGAGATAAAATgaatgttttaaatttttttaggattttttcttttgtgtttttCGTTGTTACTTGTTACTTTTGTTAAGATTATTTTATTCACCTATACTAGTAATTTCTGCAGGCTATGGCAGATGCTGCACATCCTGCATGCATCTTGGAGACAAGGAAAACTGCTCCAGGCCTACGTTTGGTGGATAAGTGGGCGGTCCTTATCATACCACTTGCTTGTGCTGCCATTTTTTATTTATCTGTTCTGCTTATTATACTGACTGCTGTCTCAATACTTAAATAATTAGGTACTGATTGGTGGAGGAAAAAACCACAGGATGGGTCTATTTGATATGGTAATGATAAAAGATAACCATATATCAATAGCTGGAGGTGTGACAAATGCTATGAAATCAGTAGATCAATTCTTGGAGCAAAAGAATCTTCAAATGCCTGTCGAGGTACCACCTATATATCTCCccaaataaataatttactTATGTAAAAGCCTGTAAATCATGAATATGCATGTATTACCATTCTGTTTTCTATAAAGTTTAATAACAGTTTCAACCATTTCTTGCCTCCATATTTGTTCTTATATAATGGCCAAGGACATGTTAAGTGGCCCTGTAGGTTCCTGTTTTTTAAGTTGTCCTTTTGGTGATCAGCAACTAGCTTGGAGTTGACAGTTAATTATCTTATCATTATGAAATTGTTTTGATAAATGCTATGTACTATTTATGTGCTTAACCTGAAGCTTTCTTTCTGCAATCATAATGCCTTTTCATTGGTATATTGGCCTAGAAAACTTTCTCTTCTTCGTTGATCCACTATCCTATTTAAGACATATTACATAGCATTAAAATTAAGCATCAGTCTGGGTTATGATAAGCATTTAGACTTCTAGGCATTTAAGCTCTCTTACTCATATGACtgtaattttcttttctgaGTTTGCTCTAATTTTTTACTTTGCAATAGTGGCCTTTGTATCTATTGGCAATGATAAAATGTTTCTCTCAGTTGGAAATTAATGTTACACCATGAATCAGGTTGAGACAAGGACATTAGAAGAAGTAAAGGAGGTACTGCAATATGCAGCTCAAAATAGGACTTCTCTGACCCGAATAATGTTGGACAATATGGTCGTCCCTCTTCCAAATGGGGATGTGGATGTTACGATGCTTAAGGATGCCGTTACGCTGATAAATGGTAGATTTGAAACTGAGGTAgttgtctattttttttttcttttaaagtcATGCATTTCGATATAGCTAGAAAAGTATTAACTGTTGATATTGTTGTTATAGAAGAGCTAAATTTACAGTCCTTGTCAACTTCTGTCAACCAACTGTTCAATATAGATTCTGTTCTTTTCTGATATTTTTTACAGAACTCTctgttaagaaaaagaaaatgaaaaagacaaaaaaaattacTTCTCAGCAGCTTTTTATGTAATTAGTCGTTGCAACATAATGACTTTGTTTTTTTCTCCTTTGAGACATTGTTTTTTTCTCCTTTGATTCTTTTCATTTTATGCATATACTGTTCCCCCGCCTTTCTGTCTGAAAAGTGGAATATATAGTTAAGGATTCCATCCATGGTTGCCAACTATGTCTTTGTAAAACATTTTTTGAATTCGAATATCCTCCTGGAGGTTGATTTGTGTTCTACCTGAATTTGGTTGCCATTTTTAATACCTGTAAAAACTGTTAAATTGGCATGATGCCATGCTTTTTCTCAAACTTGCTTCTCTATGTGGTAAGTGCTTGACTACAACTAAATTGGTCCTGTTATATGAGTAAATCCATATCTTTAACTATCGTTGGCATCAAAAGTACTATCTTGGGGACACATGCCATACATGGGTTGGTAACTTGGTATGTATGTACTGCTAGGATTTGCTGCCTGCCCACATGTAAAATTTGATCAGCTCACTAGATAAAAAGTGGGTGAACTTTCAAAAGCTTCTCTTTATCAATTATTCTGCTCATAAATTTTTACCTTTAGTGCCGACCTTTGTGGTATTCTTAAAAGACCATAATATATGATGGTTAATGGATGCTAAATGTAGCCGAATGTGTGGTTAGAGTAGATGAGTTCCTGAATATCTGGGGCATTTTTTGATCATAGCCAAAGTGCTGATCCATGAAGGCCTATAGGTATTAACTATTTATGTGCTTTCTGCCTTCTAATGTCTCTTGTATTTCTACACTTATTGGAAAAGGATGCTAATACAGTCTTGATTGATGTTGATTCCACTTATGTGGGAATATTATGAGATGCTATAGAAATTATAACGACGAAATACAAACAACCTAAATTCTTAGAGCCTGACCTGAACAATTTTTGTCATTGGCTGGATATGCTTGTAATTCAACGTCCATTTATGGTGCCTGAAAGTGCTAAAATTGTTTATGATGACAGGCATCTGGAAATGTCACCCTTGAAACAGTGAATAAAATTGGACAAACTGGAGTAGCATATATTTCCAGGTAACAACGtatctatttttttactttctgCAGAAATTGAATTTAAATCTTGATAATCtctacttttttaaaaaaatcagggCTAACATGGATTTTACAAGTTCTAGGCCCGCTTCTATATCAGACTTCATTGTATAGTAAATAAATCTTTTTTAATCACAACCTTCTTGAAAAGTATATTGCGGGAAATATTATAAATGCCTGTGCAACTACCTTGTCACCCAAATATACattcatagatacatacatgtatCCATACAATACATGTTGTCTTGAAACTATCGATGTGCcttgattttatatattttctcgCTCCTGGATACTTCATATAGCATTTCTGCTCACTTAATTATAGCTTTATGGCTTTACAAGTTGGTGAAATTGAGAATCAAAAATGATGATTGTTTGAGCATTTGGAATGAAAGTAAAGAGTTCGGGCAATAATTTAGGTATTATAGAAGTTTGGAAAGAGTGAACAATGCTGCACTTGTTGGTTATTTTCAAGCAGAGTTTGATATCTCCTTATATTGTACTTGGCTTTACATTATGCTGAGTGACAAGACTTTTTTGAGTCATCTATGGTGTAACATGCTTGGAAATATACCAGTTGGTCAGCATGGCTCTTTGAGATAATCTGAAGAGGATTTATGATCTGTCTTGTAGCTATAGGGTCAAATAGGTAGAGTTCTTTCTTGATTGACTAATTTTGAGGAAAGATGGCCATATGAAAGGAATGTTCTCCAATTTTATGATGGTCAGCAGGTGGATCCTTTTTTGATTAGATCCTTCTCTCTCATGCTGAAAGCAGAATAGTTTTGCACTTGTAAAAGATCTGGAGCTTAAGTTCCTCTTATCATGCAAAAGTTTTGTTCGTGTCTGAGATTCTTTTGGTTTTAGATTCTAACGTTTTGTCTAGGTTCACAATTTTCAGGGAAGACGAAAATGTTCTATCATCATTCTTTCCCTTAGCcaacttttcttttctcttgtttCTTTTCGAACCTCTCCCATTTTGACTACAGAGAAGACATGGTAGGAAGTTGGTTTTTTCCAGATATCACCGAAACTTGTTTTTTGAGAATAGACATATTACTGAAACTTGACCTCAATGGGATGATTGTTCACTACCCTTTGGCACTGAATTTAGCAATAAAATCTCTTGACAACTAATGAGGTGAAGATGATGATCAGAACAATATGATCAGCAGTCATACTTTTCATGCTAATTTATACAGTTAATGCATTTTCATGGTTTGTCTCCATTTTGCTAATGATTTTAGACATAGTAAACGATGTATTTTACTGTTACTGGAATTGTCATTTCAATGCTTAAAAGTTAAGCTGTTAGAGCTCATCTAGATTCCAGAATTAAGAGTTTGCACTGGAACTTGCCTAATTTTTACAATAAGCAAGCTAGTTCTCAATCTATGAttacttttccttctttctgaAAGAGCAGTTTGCTTTGACAATCTAACTTTCTTCTAAACATATTTGCACGTCGGTTGGAATTTTTTCAATGAGATTTTTGTATCTAATTTTGTTCGAATTCCTTTTGTGTAATCATAACCAACCTCTACATCCAATCAACCtgtttgattttaacttgtggAAGAAAATGGATTTTTGGGTTGATTGGTATGTCTATGAACAAATTACTGTCAGTGTGAGACAACTGTTATTTAAAATGATTATGATGATGTTGGTTTTGCAGTGGAGCATTGACACACTCTGTGAAAGCGCTTGATATCTCCCTCAAAATAGACACAGAGCTTGCCCTCCAAGTTGGAAGACGTACAAACCGAGCTTAATCAGTTCGAAAGTTCCTTGTTAAACCCTCCTACTGGGTGTGTATCTTTTCTGCCATCAGGTTCTTTCCTGACTGGAGATTCATAgatcaattatatttttttctgagTTCTTGACAAATTATCAAGAGACCTAAATTTTGTCACAGATTGTACTCAGCTGCTGCTTTTCAATCAAACCACTACAATATCTATAGACTGCTGTCAGGCGTATATCATAAATTTGAGATCCCACGGCAATCTAAGGTTTCTGCAGTGCATTGAAGCAGCAAgctaaattaaaagaaaagaagttcTTCGCTGACTGGAAGAAATGAATAACTTTGCTCGAAGATCATTTGGCACATTATAATTGTATGACTCACAAAATTTCATATTTCCAAAATTTAATATAATTGGGGTATGTGTTCTACCCTTGTCAAACTTGTGTGCACTTTTGAGAAGGCTTCCTGTATAATGAGTTACACTATAATGAGTTCCTGTTATTTGCTAAGAAACTACTTAATGATGCAGATGTCTTCCAAATAGCATGATCCTATCACCTAAGTTTCCCCTCCAAACTGCTGAGTTGTGGATGGCATCACCTCTATATTGCATTATCTAGATCAAACAGTTAAAAACTGGTACttaaaatttgctgatttattcTACTATGACATTGGAGCTGTTGTATACCATGGCTGAGTCCACTTTCTCCCAACCCCTCTTCAATAAATGTAGCTCGACTGTCAAATTTTTCTccaaattcaatagaatctttaCTTCAAAGGAAAATGCATTATACTTGCTGTTTGGATCCAATGATCTTGACAAAAGATTAGAGTAGAAACATCATAGCAACACCAAATCAGCTGAAGCCCACCCCAAGGACATGATAGCGGATTAAACAGGTTGGCAATTCAACTTTGTTCAGCAAGATTTTCAACAAAGATTTTCTATTTTATAATCCTTTTCATCCTTGAatagttttctttaaaattattGTCTAAAAAATCCCGGTCTaagcattattttttttcttgaatacgTAGGCCAATATGCAGCTGTCTTGGTCATCACATATATACTGATCTCAGGGTATCCATGATCTCCTCTGACTTCTCTAAACTCTGTGTCTAAGGAAAGCTGGACCGACATCATCGGTCACGCAAGGTAAAGACCCCAGACATCTACCGTTCCAAATCTTGAATATATACTGCTAAAAGGATGCCCAATCTGTTTACAAATCAAGCATTGCATCCTATAATCCTATCCCTGACATGAAAGCTAAAGGATCTTTGATATAATCGGCGAATCGAAAAAACTATTTCCACCTTCTTTCCAATACATCTGAGCCGTCCATGCACTTGAAATGTTCAACCAAACCAcgttttctttaaaaagaaaaataaaaaaagaaagcataTGAACAACAAAGAAAG
Proteins encoded in this window:
- the LOC103717950 gene encoding nicotinate-nucleotide pyrophosphorylase [carboxylating], chloroplastic, whose protein sequence is MSGISTTLPPLFRSLAPKISTSFPPPPSPPIPSLPLSLHKTHSRRIVAMAMSGTRIPTASLESMVVKPPSHPTYDLKSVIALALSEDAGDRGDVTCLATVPVDMKAEAHFIAKEDGVIAGISLAEMIFNEVDPSLKVEWSQKDGNYVHKGMQFGKVYGCACSIIVAERVALNFMQRMSGIATLTKAMADAAHPACILETRKTAPGLRLVDKWAVLIGGGKNHRMGLFDMVMIKDNHISIAGGVTNAMKSVDQFLEQKNLQMPVEVETRTLEEVKEVLQYAAQNRTSLTRIMLDNMVVPLPNGDVDVTMLKDAVTLINGRFETEASGNVTLETVNKIGQTGVAYISSGALTHSVKALDISLKIDTELALQVGRRTNRA